A genomic window from Methanothrix sp. includes:
- the glyS gene encoding glycine--tRNA ligase, whose protein sequence is MDRYEQVTELARRRGFMWPSFELYGGAAGFYDYGPLGARLKRRIEDIWRRFFVIGEGFAEIECPTIGIEEVFRASGHLSGFSDPLTECKDCKEIYRADHLIKHIVEVPDALSAEEIYRVIKENDITCPECGGELSEVYEFNLMFRTAIGPGNRHPGYLRPETAQGMFINFQRLLRYYRDSLPFGAVQIGRSYRNEISPRQGVIRLREFSQAEAEVFIDPRNKHHPRFSEVKDLRLRLYSREAQERGQVDEMTVGEAVERGIIAHEILAYFVARTYEYLVAVGVDRERLRFRQHKADEMAHYAADCWDAEVLLDRLGWIEIVGIADRTDYDLRSHMALSKANLSVFVHYPEPVRRKRIAVKPDMKALGPRFKGRAKAIAEAIQAMDLSNLKDDTIKVTVDGETYEIERGLVSVEEIEEEIRGEEVVPHVIEPSFGIDRILYTVLEHSYHEEPVEGETRVVLRFLPGISPVDVAILPLMDKDELVEPARRIFDAFRRCGMLAEFDTSGSIGRRYRRNDEIGTPYCITVDYQTLEDGTVTVRDRDTMKQIRIGEDRAVDVIRDLLSGALCFSEAGAPVKA, encoded by the coding sequence ATGGACAGGTACGAGCAGGTGACCGAGCTGGCGAGAAGACGTGGCTTCATGTGGCCGTCCTTCGAGCTCTACGGTGGTGCTGCTGGCTTCTACGACTACGGTCCTCTCGGAGCCAGGCTGAAGAGGAGGATAGAGGACATCTGGAGGAGATTCTTCGTCATAGGAGAGGGGTTCGCAGAGATCGAGTGCCCGACGATAGGCATCGAGGAGGTTTTCAGGGCATCAGGCCATCTGAGCGGCTTCTCCGATCCTTTAACAGAGTGCAAGGATTGCAAGGAGATATACAGGGCAGATCATCTCATAAAGCACATCGTGGAGGTACCCGATGCTCTCTCAGCTGAGGAGATATACAGGGTTATAAAGGAGAACGATATCACCTGTCCGGAGTGCGGTGGGGAACTCTCTGAGGTGTACGAGTTCAACCTGATGTTCAGAACCGCGATCGGTCCTGGCAACAGGCATCCCGGGTACCTCAGGCCTGAGACAGCGCAGGGCATGTTCATAAACTTCCAGAGGCTTCTCAGGTACTACCGCGATTCCCTGCCCTTCGGCGCTGTCCAGATTGGAAGATCCTACAGGAATGAGATATCACCGAGGCAGGGGGTGATACGGCTCAGGGAGTTCAGCCAGGCCGAAGCAGAGGTCTTCATAGATCCCAGGAACAAACACCATCCGCGATTCTCAGAGGTTAAAGATCTCCGGCTGAGGCTATACTCCAGGGAGGCTCAGGAGCGCGGCCAGGTCGATGAGATGACCGTCGGAGAGGCCGTGGAGCGCGGAATCATAGCACATGAGATCCTCGCGTACTTCGTCGCAAGGACCTATGAGTACCTGGTGGCTGTTGGCGTTGACAGGGAGCGGCTCAGGTTCAGACAGCACAAGGCGGATGAGATGGCGCATTATGCAGCTGACTGCTGGGATGCAGAGGTCCTGCTCGACCGTCTCGGCTGGATAGAGATCGTCGGCATAGCAGACCGCACTGACTACGATCTCAGGTCCCACATGGCTCTTAGCAAGGCGAACCTGAGCGTGTTCGTACACTACCCTGAGCCGGTCAGGCGCAAAAGGATCGCTGTAAAGCCTGACATGAAGGCGCTTGGGCCCAGGTTCAAGGGCAGAGCAAAGGCGATAGCAGAAGCCATCCAGGCGATGGATCTCTCGAATCTCAAAGACGATACCATAAAGGTCACAGTGGATGGCGAGACATACGAGATCGAGAGGGGCCTTGTATCTGTGGAGGAGATAGAGGAGGAGATACGCGGCGAGGAGGTGGTGCCGCACGTCATCGAGCCCTCCTTCGGGATAGACAGGATCCTGTACACGGTGCTCGAGCATTCCTATCACGAAGAGCCTGTGGAGGGCGAGACAAGGGTGGTGCTGAGGTTCCTGCCCGGCATATCCCCCGTGGATGTCGCGATTCTCCCACTCATGGACAAGGATGAGCTGGTCGAGCCTGCGAGGAGGATCTTCGATGCGTTCAGGAGATGCGGCATGCTCGCGGAGTTCGACACATCCGGATCGATCGGGCGGAGGTACAGGCGCAACGATGAGATTGGGACACCGTACTGCATCACCGTCGATTACCAGACGCTCGAGGACGGGACGGTCACGGTGCGGGACAGGGACACAATGAAGCAGATCAGGATCGGAGAGGACAGAGCGGTTGATGTCATCAGGGATCTCCTTTCCGGAGCTCTCTGCTTCTCAGAGGCCGGCGCACCTGTAAAAGCATGA
- a CDS encoding DUF211 domain-containing protein, translating into MIRRIVLDVLKPHKPTIIELANVLSNLKGVKGVNMSLFEVDRQTETVKVTIEGDNIDYLAVEKLIQEFGGAVHSIDQVVAGREMVEEIDTCQEP; encoded by the coding sequence ATGATACGACGCATAGTTTTAGATGTGCTGAAGCCGCATAAGCCCACGATCATAGAGCTTGCGAACGTGCTCAGCAATCTCAAGGGCGTGAAGGGGGTCAACATGAGCTTGTTTGAGGTGGACAGGCAGACAGAGACTGTTAAGGTCACCATCGAGGGTGACAACATAGACTATCTCGCTGTGGAGAAGCTCATCCAGGAGTTCGGCGGCGCTGTTCACAGCATCGATCAGGTTGTCGCTGGCAGGGAGATGGTGGAGGAGATCGATACCTGCCAGGAGCCCTAG
- the argJ gene encoding bifunctional ornithine acetyltransferase/N-acetylglutamate synthase, whose product MREIDGGICAVPGVRACGVKRGRYGVAMIACSGYAAGVFTRNRVRAAPIEVTIDHLRRSGGRIEGIIANSGSANAYTGVRGIRDAERMAGIMAGMIGCGPEMIGVASTGVIGRYLDLDLISSLADEAAPALRSGPDASREAAQAIMTTDTKVKEVAVEHEGFRIGGICKGAGMIEPDMATMLAFIYTDADVGPELYRFLKDAVDVSFNMLTVDGDTSTNDTVLLTSTRAVECDPESFREALEHVCVRLTKMIARDGEGATKAMEVEVTGAASSEDARRAAKSIARSNLVKAALYGEDPNWGRIVCAAGRSGAEFDPSRVSLRMSSRSGSVLLVDRGIIVDGVLEEAKKVMSSDEILIQIDLGAGSASARGFGCDLTHEYVNINAKYTT is encoded by the coding sequence ATGAGAGAGATCGATGGCGGTATATGCGCTGTGCCTGGCGTGAGGGCATGCGGGGTGAAGCGCGGGAGGTACGGCGTCGCGATGATCGCATGCTCCGGATATGCAGCTGGCGTCTTCACGAGGAACAGGGTGAGGGCTGCGCCAATAGAGGTGACCATTGACCATCTGAGAAGATCAGGAGGGAGAATTGAGGGGATAATCGCGAACAGCGGATCTGCAAATGCATACACGGGCGTGCGCGGCATCAGGGATGCGGAGAGGATGGCCGGCATAATGGCCGGGATGATCGGATGCGGCCCCGAGATGATCGGCGTCGCATCGACGGGCGTCATAGGCCGCTACCTGGATCTCGATCTCATCTCCTCGCTCGCAGATGAGGCTGCACCAGCGCTCCGATCAGGCCCTGATGCGAGCAGGGAGGCCGCCCAGGCGATAATGACAACTGATACAAAAGTCAAAGAGGTCGCTGTCGAGCATGAGGGATTTCGGATAGGCGGGATATGCAAGGGCGCGGGCATGATAGAGCCTGATATGGCGACGATGCTGGCGTTCATCTACACAGATGCTGATGTCGGCCCGGAGCTCTACAGGTTCTTGAAAGACGCAGTGGATGTGAGCTTCAACATGCTGACAGTCGATGGAGACACGAGCACAAACGACACCGTGCTCCTGACCAGCACCCGGGCGGTTGAATGCGATCCAGAATCATTCAGAGAGGCGCTGGAGCATGTATGCGTGCGCTTGACCAAAATGATCGCCAGGGACGGCGAGGGCGCGACAAAGGCGATGGAGGTTGAGGTCACAGGAGCAGCATCCAGCGAGGATGCGCGGAGGGCCGCGAAGAGCATAGCGAGAAGCAATCTCGTCAAGGCCGCGCTCTACGGCGAGGATCCGAACTGGGGGAGGATCGTGTGCGCTGCCGGTCGATCCGGGGCTGAGTTCGACCCCTCGAGGGTATCCTTAAGAATGAGCTCCAGGAGCGGCTCCGTGCTGCTTGTGGATCGCGGGATCATAGTCGATGGCGTTCTGGAAGAGGCGAAGAAGGTCATGTCCAGCGATGAGATCTTAATCCAGATAGACCTCGGCGCAGGATCAGCGAGCGCCCGCGGCTTCGGATGCGATCTGACCCACGAGTATGTTAACATCAATGCGAAGTACACGACGTAG
- a CDS encoding inositol-3-phosphate synthase, producing the protein MKKIRLAVAGVGNCASSLIQGIEYYKNRSAEECVGLMHYDICGYRPGDIDVVAAFDIDARKVGRDISEAIFARPNCTKVFYPDVPYKGVEVRMGPVLDGVAPHMMDYPEESTFVVADQQPCDVRRVLEDSGAEILINYMPVGSERATRFYAQAALDAGVAFINCMPVFIASDREWAMRFQERGIPVVGDDIKSQIGATIVHRTLAKLFMDRGCRLDRTYQLNVGGNTDFLNMLSRDRLRSKKISKTEAVQSVLDAPLDPENIHIGPCDYIPWQKDNKICFLRMEGRIFGDVPINLELRLSVEDSPNSAGCTIDAIRVCKLAIERGIGGPLLEISSYTMKHPPVQYPDEVARELVERFIAESKSVIEAKV; encoded by the coding sequence TTGAAAAAGATTAGATTGGCAGTAGCAGGGGTGGGCAACTGCGCGAGCTCTCTGATCCAGGGCATTGAGTATTACAAAAACCGGAGCGCGGAGGAGTGCGTCGGCCTCATGCACTACGACATCTGCGGTTACAGGCCAGGTGATATAGATGTCGTGGCAGCTTTTGATATCGATGCCAGGAAGGTCGGTCGTGATATCAGCGAGGCCATATTTGCCAGGCCGAACTGCACCAAGGTGTTCTATCCAGATGTTCCATACAAGGGTGTCGAGGTCAGGATGGGCCCGGTGCTAGATGGTGTGGCGCCGCACATGATGGATTACCCTGAGGAAAGCACATTCGTCGTAGCAGATCAGCAGCCATGCGATGTTCGGAGGGTGCTTGAGGACAGCGGCGCTGAGATACTGATAAACTACATGCCTGTGGGATCTGAGAGAGCGACGAGGTTCTATGCGCAGGCTGCCCTGGATGCTGGCGTGGCCTTCATCAACTGCATGCCCGTCTTCATAGCATCCGACAGGGAATGGGCGATGAGGTTCCAGGAAAGGGGCATCCCTGTGGTCGGAGACGATATAAAATCGCAGATCGGTGCCACAATAGTCCACAGGACGCTGGCGAAGCTCTTCATGGACCGCGGCTGCCGGCTCGACAGGACCTATCAGCTCAACGTTGGAGGAAACACAGACTTCCTGAACATGCTCAGCAGGGATCGGCTTAGATCGAAGAAGATATCAAAGACAGAGGCCGTCCAGTCTGTTCTGGATGCACCTCTCGATCCTGAGAACATACACATAGGGCCGTGTGATTACATACCATGGCAGAAGGACAACAAGATCTGCTTCCTGCGGATGGAGGGGAGGATCTTCGGGGACGTTCCCATAAATCTGGAGCTCAGGCTCTCTGTTGAGGACTCGCCCAACAGCGCAGGCTGCACGATCGATGCGATAAGGGTGTGCAAGCTGGCGATCGAGAGAGGCATCGGCGGACCCCTTCTGGAGATTTCGTCCTATACGATGAAGCACCCCCCCGTCCAGTACCCGGACGAGGTGGCCAGAGAGCTCGTCGAGAGGTTCATAGCAGAGTCGAAGAGCGTGATCGAGGCAAAAGTTTAG
- a CDS encoding CBS domain-containing protein yields the protein MLVKDIMNRNPVTCQASDPIAEAARLLRENRISGMPVLDGDELVGVISESDLLRILSTKDDRGELWLPSPFEIFEIPVRDVIRWERMKRSLDEITKMRVSDVMSRKPITVSPDASIEEAAAMMTKHRINRLPVVEGSRLVGILTRGDIISGLGSAEVS from the coding sequence ATGCTGGTTAAGGACATCATGAACAGAAACCCTGTCACCTGCCAGGCGAGCGATCCCATAGCAGAGGCGGCTCGCCTTCTCAGGGAAAACAGGATAAGCGGCATGCCCGTGCTCGATGGGGATGAGCTTGTGGGCGTGATATCTGAATCGGATCTCCTGAGGATCCTCTCCACAAAGGACGACCGCGGAGAGCTCTGGCTCCCGAGCCCCTTCGAGATATTTGAGATCCCGGTGAGGGATGTGATACGCTGGGAGCGCATGAAGCGCTCTCTGGATGAGATAACAAAGATGCGTGTATCGGATGTCATGAGCAGGAAGCCCATAACAGTGAGCCCGGATGCATCGATAGAGGAGGCTGCAGCGATGATGACGAAGCACAGAATAAACAGGCTGCCGGTCGTCGAGGGATCCAGGCTGGTGGGGATACTGACCCGCGGAGACATCATAAGCGGCCTGGGCTCAGCGGAGGTATCATGA
- a CDS encoding M48 family metallopeptidase has product MDVEIRRSKRRQKTIEIRLKGDRIEVLAPADIPDRDLEAHIARFRSRVERRRSRDDSHLEQRAMRLNMKYLGGAVSWKSISYSDRMDKRYGSCTPSEGTIRISSRLKGMPVWVEDYVIVHELAHMIEPNHGPRFRSLVNRYPLAERARGFLMAMDMCRRKTMQS; this is encoded by the coding sequence GTGGATGTTGAGATCAGGCGCTCGAAACGCAGACAGAAGACGATTGAGATAAGGCTAAAGGGGGACAGGATAGAAGTCCTGGCTCCGGCCGATATCCCCGATAGGGATCTCGAGGCGCACATCGCCAGGTTCAGGAGCAGGGTGGAGAGGAGGAGATCGAGAGACGACTCCCATCTGGAGCAGAGGGCCATGCGGCTCAACATGAAGTACCTCGGAGGTGCTGTGTCTTGGAAAAGCATCTCGTACTCAGACAGAATGGATAAACGATATGGATCCTGCACGCCATCGGAGGGGACGATAAGGATAAGCTCCCGGCTCAAAGGCATGCCTGTCTGGGTGGAGGATTACGTGATCGTGCACGAGCTCGCGCACATGATCGAGCCGAACCACGGGCCGCGCTTCAGGTCGCTTGTGAACAGATATCCTCTGGCTGAGAGAGCCCGCGGATTCCTTATGGCGATGGATATGTGCAGGAGAAAGACAATGCAAAGCTGA
- a CDS encoding NAD-dependent epimerase/dehydratase family protein → MPILRDMSVLVTGGAGFIGSHLVDALIKHNDVTVIDNMSTGKREYLRAHESNPRFRLIEADLLDRLEVYDAVKDKDIVFHLAANPSVAVGETDTRVHLEQNALTTYNLLEAMRRAGVRRIAFTSTSTVYGEAKIIPTPEDYGPLKPISLYGASKLACEAMISSYCHTFDMQAWIYRFANIVGERGNHGVIVDFIRKLRANPNELEILGSGAQRKSYLDVRDCVDAMIHCVEHADDQVNIYNIGSQDTVDVREIADIVVKTMGLDGVRYRFTGGIDGRGWKGDVKLMCLSTDAIRQLGWRPRLSSREAVARAAESLLREI, encoded by the coding sequence ATGCCCATACTCAGAGACATGTCGGTTCTGGTAACTGGCGGTGCAGGGTTCATAGGATCTCATCTGGTAGATGCGCTGATAAAACACAATGATGTTACAGTCATAGACAATATGAGCACGGGAAAGCGGGAGTATCTCAGGGCACACGAATCCAATCCGCGCTTCAGGCTCATAGAGGCTGATCTGCTCGACAGGCTTGAGGTCTACGATGCTGTGAAGGACAAGGATATTGTGTTCCATCTCGCTGCCAACCCCTCTGTTGCAGTGGGCGAGACTGATACGAGGGTCCACCTCGAGCAGAACGCCCTCACCACCTACAACCTCCTCGAGGCGATGCGAAGAGCTGGGGTCAGGAGAATAGCGTTCACATCGACATCGACTGTGTATGGGGAGGCGAAGATCATACCCACGCCGGAGGACTACGGCCCGCTGAAGCCGATATCGCTCTACGGGGCATCGAAGCTCGCATGCGAGGCGATGATATCATCTTACTGCCACACGTTCGACATGCAGGCGTGGATATACCGCTTCGCGAACATAGTGGGAGAGCGCGGGAACCACGGGGTTATCGTGGATTTCATAAGAAAGCTAAGGGCAAACCCGAACGAGCTCGAGATTCTCGGATCAGGTGCGCAGCGGAAGTCCTATCTCGATGTCAGGGACTGCGTGGACGCGATGATCCACTGTGTCGAGCATGCAGATGATCAGGTGAACATATACAACATAGGCTCACAGGACACTGTCGATGTCAGGGAGATCGCGGATATAGTCGTCAAAACGATGGGTCTGGACGGTGTGAGGTACAGATTCACCGGAGGGATCGATGGAAGGGGCTGGAAGGGGGATGTGAAGCTGATGTGCCTTTCAACAGATGCGATAAGACAGCTCGGCTGGAGGCCGAGGCTGAGCTCGAGAGAGGCCGTGGCCAGGGCCGCAGAATCGCTGCTCAGGGAGATCTGA
- a CDS encoding pentapeptide repeat-containing protein — translation MICRLRSSILLLLLISVTPDSSAITVAADEIMQRVISGESVILDGVTVSGSLNLSGIEPRIVRREFVITDSEIGDADLSGVVFEGAVNLTGTRFDDLTFESAVFSQGAIFDQIEVSGDASFEGAHFKRDASFSGSRFSGAAEMNFTAFDDYGYFAESAFLGGLRISSSAFQGFADFYGARISGDFICLNTEFSDGAGFMSTEFEEDANFGMSSFAGYTSFEGSVFRGDANFALARFDKAVYFGDITFEGDAIFGLTQFEGLANFAGTHFLGDLNLNSARIDAFVLENTTFGSASRINLKGAEFRRLTAPWSQMKDHLLYDGATYLALVKNYQDLEWFEDADDCYYDYRREAQRRKPFGWGRIIDYLAWITCGYGVRPSYPFVWSIVVMALFGMVFYLGKGIQRQPVKENPERLREDSPAEGTPASLHESIYFSALVYLYSTSSLDFRPSGIYRYLVILEGVLGWFFLSLFLVSLGRVMIR, via the coding sequence ATGATCTGCCGGCTCAGGAGTTCGATCCTTCTGCTTCTGCTGATCAGCGTAACACCTGATTCGTCTGCGATTACAGTCGCTGCTGACGAGATCATGCAGAGGGTGATCTCTGGAGAGTCTGTTATTCTCGATGGCGTAACCGTCTCAGGATCCCTGAACCTATCCGGAATAGAGCCGAGGATTGTGAGAAGGGAGTTCGTCATCACGGACTCAGAGATTGGCGATGCGGACCTCAGCGGAGTGGTGTTTGAGGGCGCTGTGAACCTCACCGGCACCAGGTTCGACGATCTCACTTTCGAGTCTGCTGTGTTCTCCCAGGGCGCGATCTTCGATCAGATCGAGGTCTCAGGCGATGCAAGCTTCGAGGGAGCTCACTTCAAGCGGGATGCGAGCTTCTCCGGATCCAGGTTCTCGGGAGCTGCTGAGATGAACTTCACAGCCTTTGACGACTACGGGTACTTTGCCGAGAGCGCGTTTCTTGGAGGGCTGCGAATTTCAAGCTCCGCATTCCAGGGGTTTGCTGATTTTTACGGAGCCCGCATCTCCGGGGATTTTATCTGCCTGAACACAGAGTTCAGCGACGGGGCTGGCTTCATGAGCACAGAGTTCGAGGAGGACGCGAACTTCGGCATGTCGAGCTTCGCGGGATACACATCTTTCGAGGGGTCTGTGTTCAGGGGTGATGCGAACTTCGCCCTTGCAAGGTTTGATAAGGCTGTTTACTTCGGAGATATCACATTCGAGGGTGACGCGATCTTCGGGCTTACACAGTTCGAGGGTCTCGCAAACTTCGCAGGCACGCATTTCCTGGGCGATCTCAACCTGAACAGCGCGCGCATCGATGCGTTTGTCTTGGAGAACACAACATTCGGGAGCGCATCGAGGATAAACCTGAAGGGCGCTGAGTTCAGGAGGCTCACAGCGCCATGGTCCCAAATGAAGGATCATCTCCTCTACGACGGCGCAACCTATCTCGCTCTGGTCAAGAACTACCAGGACCTGGAGTGGTTTGAGGATGCTGACGACTGCTACTACGATTACAGGAGGGAGGCGCAGCGCAGAAAGCCCTTCGGCTGGGGCAGGATCATCGATTACCTCGCATGGATAACATGTGGCTACGGGGTCAGGCCGAGCTATCCCTTCGTCTGGTCGATCGTGGTGATGGCACTGTTCGGTATGGTCTTCTACCTCGGAAAGGGAATCCAGAGGCAGCCTGTGAAAGAAAATCCGGAGCGCCTTAGGGAGGATTCGCCAGCTGAGGGAACACCCGCATCACTCCATGAGAGCATTTACTTCAGTGCGCTTGTGTATCTATACTCAACAAGCAGCTTGGACTTCAGGCCCTCAGGCATCTACAGGTACCTTGTGATCCTGGAGGGAGTCCTGGGGTGGTTCTTCCTCTCACTGTTTCTGGTCAGCCTCGGGAGGGTGATGATAAGGTAG
- a CDS encoding signal recognition particle protein Srp19: MIENKQCANSGLQPERKSLSQKLKWILNREIHMPEDRLVIWPAYFDLDRSRDQGRRVATADAVRNPKLEDIIRVSEDLGLDPVVEREKCYPKSWYDQPGRVLVLKKGSKTKTLRSIARALKKRRS, from the coding sequence ATGATAGAGAATAAACAGTGCGCAAACTCCGGTCTTCAGCCGGAGAGGAAGTCACTGTCCCAAAAGCTTAAGTGGATACTGAACAGAGAGATCCACATGCCTGAGGATCGGCTCGTCATATGGCCTGCTTACTTTGATCTGGACCGGAGCAGGGATCAGGGCAGAAGGGTCGCCACAGCAGATGCGGTGCGCAATCCGAAGCTGGAGGATATAATCCGCGTCTCCGAGGATCTCGGCCTGGATCCCGTGGTGGAGCGTGAGAAGTGCTATCCGAAGAGCTGGTACGACCAGCCCGGCAGGGTGCTGGTTCTGAAGAAGGGCAGCAAAACGAAGACGCTGAGGAGCATAGCGAGGGCTCTGAAGAAGAGGAGATCCTAG
- a CDS encoding HemK2/MTQ2 family protein methyltransferase, with translation MVNVYPPSEDTYLLMRAAIAEARADDSVIEIGCGSGVISKSLASRVRSILATDINPHAVKAAASLGIPAVRADLFHGIGARFDLILFNPPYLPADEGSDSIPEDDRWLSAALDGGADGREVIARFLSGAKGIMSPRGRILLLISSLTGLEEVVELAQALGFTTEIVARERYFFEELYVLRLRGSE, from the coding sequence ATGGTGAACGTGTACCCCCCATCTGAGGACACATATCTCCTCATGCGTGCTGCGATCGCTGAAGCCAGGGCCGACGACTCTGTAATAGAGATCGGGTGCGGCTCTGGGGTGATATCAAAATCTCTTGCATCCAGGGTCAGAAGCATACTGGCCACAGATATCAATCCCCATGCTGTGAAAGCAGCGGCATCTCTGGGCATACCTGCGGTCAGAGCGGATCTGTTCCATGGAATAGGCGCGAGATTCGATCTCATTCTTTTCAATCCACCGTATCTGCCCGCAGATGAGGGGTCAGATTCAATTCCTGAGGATGATCGTTGGCTTTCAGCAGCTCTCGACGGCGGAGCTGATGGGAGAGAGGTGATAGCGAGGTTTCTGAGTGGCGCGAAGGGTATCATGAGCCCTCGGGGGAGGATACTTCTCCTCATCTCCTCCCTCACGGGGCTGGAAGAGGTCGTGGAGCTGGCCCAGGCGTTGGGGTTCACCACGGAGATCGTGGCCAGGGAGAGGTACTTCTTCGAGGAGCTGTACGTCCTGAGGCTCAGAGGTTCAGAGTGA